A DNA window from Sphingomonas changnyeongensis contains the following coding sequences:
- a CDS encoding toxin-antitoxin system HicB family antitoxin gives MAAPPADSPPPGRKPFALRLDPALHAAIERCAAAELRSVNAEIEALLREALARRGIQVAAPAPARRGRPPRG, from the coding sequence ATGGCGGCACCGCCCGCCGATTCCCCACCGCCGGGGCGCAAGCCCTTTGCGCTGCGTCTCGATCCGGCCCTGCACGCCGCGATCGAGCGCTGCGCGGCGGCGGAACTGCGCTCGGTCAATGCCGAGATCGAGGCGCTGCTGCGCGAGGCGCTGGCGCGGCGCGGTATCCAGGTCGCTGCGCCGGCACCGGCCCGGCGCGGCCGACCGCCACGCGGCTGA
- a CDS encoding Trm112 family protein has product MSGADDSPAPAALDPRLLAVLVCPLTRTPLRYDAAAGELISDAAGLAYPVRGGVPVMLVEEARQIGDRAPA; this is encoded by the coding sequence ATGAGCGGGGCCGACGACTCGCCTGCGCCCGCCGCGCTCGACCCCCGGCTGCTTGCCGTGCTGGTCTGTCCGCTCACCCGCACGCCGCTGCGCTATGACGCGGCGGCCGGGGAGCTGATTTCCGATGCCGCCGGCCTTGCCTATCCGGTGCGCGGCGGCGTGCCGGTGATGCTGGTCGAGGAAGCCCGGCAGATCGGCGACCGCGCGCCGGCCTGA
- the pal gene encoding peptidoglycan-associated lipoprotein Pal, with amino-acid sequence MRLSPALLASAALIALAGCAKTPKAEDLPPPPVEQSQAATPTPDAGPQPGSQEHFRAAVQSDRIYFDTDQSDVDATDRAVLDSQAAYLRQYPQVRVTIEGHADERGTREYNLALGERRANAAKNYLASLGIDAARISVLSYGKERPEATGSDEAAWAQNRRAVTVTVQ; translated from the coding sequence ATCCGCCTTTCCCCCGCCCTTTTGGCCTCGGCCGCGCTGATCGCGCTTGCGGGCTGCGCCAAGACGCCCAAGGCCGAAGACCTGCCGCCGCCGCCGGTTGAACAGAGCCAGGCGGCGACGCCGACGCCCGATGCCGGCCCGCAGCCGGGCAGCCAGGAGCATTTCCGCGCCGCCGTGCAGTCGGACCGCATCTATTTCGACACCGACCAGTCGGATGTCGACGCGACCGACCGGGCGGTGCTCGACAGCCAGGCCGCCTATCTGCGCCAATATCCGCAGGTGCGCGTGACCATCGAGGGCCATGCCGATGAACGCGGCACCCGCGAATATAATCTCGCGCTGGGCGAACGCCGGGCGAATGCGGCGAAGAATTATCTCGCCTCGCTCGGCATCGATGCGGCGCGGATCAGCGTGCTCAGCTATGGCAAGGAACGCCCCGAAGCGACCGGATCGGACGAGGCCGCCTGGGCGCAGAACCGCCGCGCCGTCACCGTGACGGTCCAGTAA
- a CDS encoding tetratricopeptide repeat protein, protein MSPAEREAIETFKREVIEPSMTSLVILDFWAQWCGPCKALAPILEKVAADYADKGVLLRKIDVDANQLIAAQFRVQSIPTVYAVHQGQLVADLTPARTERQLAQALDQILKQLNITGAAQAREAELEPLVAMGEQVLAEGDGPRAVGIFRQLADMAPEEPAVVSGLARALVAAGEVEEASTLLAGQSEAVRKDPAVARAESAVALAREAPAVADLAGLRARVAANPGDLAGRYDLAGGLMAAGDRDGAADELLAIIAAERDWNDGAARTRLLRLMEVVGLEDPWAAATRRRLSAALFT, encoded by the coding sequence TTGAGCCCCGCCGAGCGCGAGGCGATCGAGACGTTCAAGCGCGAGGTCATCGAACCATCGATGACGTCGCTGGTGATTCTCGATTTCTGGGCGCAGTGGTGCGGCCCGTGCAAGGCGCTGGCGCCGATCCTTGAAAAGGTCGCGGCCGATTATGCCGACAAGGGCGTCCTGCTCCGCAAGATCGACGTCGATGCGAATCAGCTGATCGCCGCGCAGTTCCGTGTCCAGTCGATCCCGACGGTCTATGCCGTCCATCAGGGGCAGCTGGTCGCCGACCTGACCCCGGCGCGCACCGAGCGCCAGCTGGCCCAGGCGCTCGACCAGATCCTGAAGCAGCTGAACATCACCGGCGCCGCCCAGGCCCGCGAGGCCGAACTGGAACCGCTGGTCGCGATGGGGGAACAGGTGCTGGCCGAAGGCGATGGCCCGCGTGCCGTCGGCATTTTCCGGCAGCTGGCCGACATGGCACCCGAGGAGCCGGCGGTCGTCTCCGGCCTTGCCCGTGCGCTGGTCGCGGCTGGCGAGGTCGAGGAGGCGTCCACGCTCCTCGCCGGGCAGAGCGAGGCGGTGCGCAAGGATCCGGCCGTCGCCCGGGCCGAATCGGCGGTTGCGCTGGCGCGCGAGGCACCGGCGGTTGCCGATCTGGCCGGTCTGCGTGCGCGGGTGGCGGCGAATCCCGGCGATCTGGCCGGGCGTTATGACCTGGCCGGCGGGCTGATGGCGGCGGGCGACCGCGACGGGGCAGCCGATGAGCTGCTGGCGATCATCGCTGCCGAGCGCGACTGGAATGACGGCGCGGCGCGCACCCGGCTGCTGCGCCTGATGGAGGTTGTCGGGCTGGAGGACCCCTGGGCGGCGGCCACGCGGCGGCGGCTTTCGGCGGCGCTGTTCACCTGA
- a CDS encoding LON peptidase substrate-binding domain-containing protein: MAEGATRLSVFPLGGALLFPRMQLPLHIFEPRYRALVSDAMARDRRIGMVQPRGPGDPPPLFEIGCVGRIAHVEALDDGRYNIILEGLARFRILSELRVATPFRQVEAQLIDDAPEDPLPLAQRAALETESRRFAEAQGYAVDWNAVSRLDDESLVNGIAQIAPFDTAAKQALLEAPDLADRAELIIQLMQFFGRHGGERDDPVTLQ, encoded by the coding sequence ATGGCCGAGGGCGCCACCCGGCTGTCGGTGTTTCCCCTGGGCGGGGCGCTGCTGTTTCCGCGCATGCAGCTGCCGCTGCACATTTTCGAGCCGCGCTACCGGGCGCTGGTCAGCGATGCGATGGCGCGCGACCGGCGCATCGGCATGGTGCAGCCGCGCGGCCCCGGCGATCCGCCGCCTTTGTTCGAAATCGGCTGTGTCGGCCGCATCGCGCATGTCGAGGCGCTCGACGATGGCCGCTACAACATCATCCTCGAAGGGCTGGCGCGGTTCCGCATCCTGTCCGAACTGCGCGTGGCGACGCCGTTCCGCCAGGTCGAGGCGCAGCTGATCGACGATGCGCCCGAAGATCCGCTGCCGCTGGCGCAGCGCGCGGCGCTGGAGACCGAATCGCGCCGCTTCGCCGAGGCGCAGGGCTATGCGGTCGACTGGAACGCGGTCAGCCGGCTCGACGACGAATCGCTGGTCAATGGCATCGCCCAGATCGCGCCGTTCGACACCGCCGCCAAACAGGCGCTGCTCGAGGCACCTGACCTTGCCGACCGGGCCGAGCTGATCATCCAGCTGATGCAGTTTTTCGGCCGGCATGGCGGCGAGCGCGACGATCCGGTGACGCTTCAATGA
- a CDS encoding DMT family transporter, with translation MAWLLLILGGLFEVGFTTCLRFVDGFRNIPWTLGFLGSVTLSMSLLELAARQIPLGTAYAVWTGIGAIGTVMIGVLFFGEAATPLRLVLLTAIVLCIAGLKLIG, from the coding sequence ATGGCCTGGCTGCTGCTGATCCTGGGCGGGCTGTTCGAGGTCGGCTTCACCACCTGCCTGCGATTCGTCGACGGGTTTCGCAACATTCCCTGGACGCTCGGCTTCCTCGGCTCGGTGACCCTGTCGATGAGCCTGCTCGAACTGGCGGCGCGGCAGATCCCGCTCGGCACCGCCTATGCGGTGTGGACCGGGATCGGCGCGATCGGCACGGTCATGATCGGCGTCCTGTTTTTCGGTGAGGCGGCAACACCGCTCCGGCTGGTGCTGCTGACCGCCATCGTCCTGTGCATCGCCGGGCTGAAGCTCATCGGCTGA
- a CDS encoding SPFH domain-containing protein, whose product MTSETPHQALNVSRERSTQAVNGYVMLLLLLGAVGVIGLAAATQNGPLLVAAAIALLVITPGFYMLQPNQAAAIILFGAYLGTDRGTGLRWTWPWLVRKKVSVRANNLVSEILKVNDLRGNPIEIAAQVVWRVTDTAQALFDVDDYKAFADVQIEAGVRAIGSRYPYDDFTHAEVTLRGNHDEVGEELRQELMKRLATAGIAVDECGFTHLAYAPEIAGAMLRRQQAQAVVAARQTLVEGAVGMVEMALELLSQKNVVELDDERRAAMVSNLMVVLCGERDTQPVVNTGTLYQ is encoded by the coding sequence ATGACTAGCGAGACACCCCATCAGGCGCTGAACGTCAGCCGCGAACGCTCGACCCAGGCGGTCAATGGCTATGTGATGCTGTTGCTGCTGCTTGGCGCGGTCGGCGTCATCGGGCTGGCGGCGGCGACGCAGAACGGCCCGCTGCTGGTCGCGGCGGCCATCGCGCTGCTGGTCATCACGCCGGGCTTTTACATGCTGCAGCCCAATCAGGCGGCGGCGATCATCCTGTTCGGGGCCTATCTGGGCACCGATCGCGGCACCGGCCTGCGCTGGACCTGGCCGTGGCTGGTCCGCAAAAAAGTGTCGGTGCGCGCCAATAACCTGGTCAGCGAGATCCTGAAGGTCAACGATCTGCGCGGCAACCCGATCGAGATCGCCGCACAGGTGGTGTGGCGGGTCACCGACACCGCCCAGGCGCTGTTCGACGTCGATGATTACAAGGCGTTTGCCGATGTGCAGATCGAGGCCGGGGTGCGCGCCATCGGATCGCGCTATCCCTATGACGATTTCACCCATGCCGAGGTCACGCTGCGCGGCAATCATGACGAGGTGGGCGAGGAACTGCGCCAGGAGCTGATGAAGCGGCTGGCGACCGCAGGCATCGCGGTCGATGAATGCGGCTTCACCCATCTGGCCTATGCGCCCGAAATCGCCGGGGCGATGCTGCGCCGGCAACAGGCCCAGGCGGTCGTCGCCGCGCGCCAGACGCTGGTCGAAGGGGCGGTCGGCATGGTCGAAATGGCGCTCGAGCTGCTGTCGCAGAAGAATGTCGTCGAACTGGACGATGAACGCCGCGCGGCGATGGTGTCGAACCTGATGGTCGTGCTGTGCGGCGAACGCGACACCCAGCCGGTCGTCAACACCGGCACCTTGTATCAGTGA
- a CDS encoding GNAT family N-acetyltransferase produces the protein MAGPEAAPVGLALWFQTYSTWTGRPSLYLEDLFVDDSARGQGVARALLRRLAQEALARDCARIDWAVLDWNTEAMAFYRRIGARAQSGWQPWRIEGAALSALAAG, from the coding sequence CTGGCCGGGCCGGAGGCGGCACCGGTCGGCCTTGCGCTCTGGTTCCAGACCTATTCGACCTGGACCGGGCGGCCGAGCCTGTATCTGGAAGATCTGTTCGTCGATGATTCGGCGCGCGGCCAGGGGGTGGCGCGGGCGCTGCTCCGCCGGCTGGCGCAGGAGGCGCTGGCGCGCGACTGTGCGCGGATCGACTGGGCGGTGCTCGACTGGAACACCGAAGCGATGGCCTTTTACCGGCGGATCGGCGCGCGGGCGCAAAGCGGCTGGCAGCCCTGGCGGATCGAGGGCGCGGCGCTCAGCGCGCTGGCGGCGGGCTGA